A region from the Sebastes umbrosus isolate fSebUmb1 chromosome 18, fSebUmb1.pri, whole genome shotgun sequence genome encodes:
- the si:ch73-217b7.1 gene encoding ensconsin isoform X4, with protein MPDCKGRGQGRGGGGGGGGGGGGCSRGKWMLKKGGSRSAIPALFTINEEEEGQRRRDARRRKKRASYSQYTSEDGRASSATCPGSSGSGQTYTPTLTPTPTPPSTRTTTSISPSNNAGTKTDSLLYNKMDERQRLARERRGEREKQNAVKEAEWQAREERARQHYERQVEERRRRLEEQRVKEDKRRVAVEEKRRQKMEEDKTRHEAVIRRTLERSQRTKQKPNRWSWGGALHTNTPSTPADADRRSVSTMNLSKHTDPVITKRFSYSSATLLHSPDRGLQMRTASSPVISKAQSKSRLHQGKNTQHKNTGLRRHPLTTWESNVVNRLQQPTHSYLARSRSAMSLSGDQTAMPVCPRSVSCHPMGSMSFKALQAQPLPHCRSHERNLSKGTLSSSATTTRRRTTGTTGTTQKKDRDNVRKSWSNLSLPLAPILTLPPNRLSSSSGKRISKVTAPSPGRPPQKPIGRPPTPKQLKSPGPEDPGNRRPFKIPPQSPQPTRAPGEEEEEQVLSPPQPRPQPLGQNKTSSEQTAASESVSSPPTHKPSAGTTDAEEASRIMAENRRLAREQREREEEQRKQQEEQQMLAKEEMARRKAEERAKREEEAQRQAEEMKEEEDRKEEEDRKVEEERLQKEREEAERLQKQKEEEESRQREEAERLRQEREKHFQKEEAERLERKKRLEEIMKRTRRSDTAEKKVVPTRNGDNAVTPAAPSPSAVTASPTHNSNGRQPEPNTTAMSHPDQRENGEFEEVIVLPSHPRLSPPEGEEQQQQQQEEVRVPVLAFRENGLLKPLSGIEDISAQQGADVA; from the exons CGTCTTACTCCCAGTACACATCGGAGGATGGTAGAGCATCTTCAGCCACCTGCCCAGGCTCCTCTGGCTCCGGGCAGACCTACACTCCCACCTTgacccccacccccacaccaCCCTCGACTCGCACCACCACCAGCATCAGCCCCAGTAACAATGCTGGCACCAAAACAG aCTCGTTGCTCTACAACAAGATGGACGAGAGACAGAGGTTAGCCCGTGAGCGCCGGGGGGAGCGTGAGAAACAGAATG CTGTCAAGGAGGCCGAGTGGCAGGCACGTGAGGAGCGAGCCAGGCAGCACTATGAGAGGCAggtggaggaaaggaggaggaggctggaggagcagagggTGAAGGAGGACAAGAGACGGGTCGCCGTGGAGGAGAAACGACGGCAGAAAATGGAGGAAGACAAG ACTCGTCACGAGGCGGTGATACGCCGGACGTTGGAGAGGAGCCAGAGGACCAAACAGAAGCCCAACCGGTGGTCTTGGGGAGGAGcactgcacacaaacactcccaGCACGCCAGCCG ATGCTGACAGGCGGTCAGTGTCCACAATGAATTTATCCAAACACACAGACCCCGTTATTACCAAGCGCTTCTCCTACTCCTCTGCCACACTCCTACACTCACCAGACCGAG GCTTACAGATGAGAACAGCCTCCTCCCCTGTCATTAGCAAAGCTCAGTCCAAATCCCGCCTACACCAGGGAAAGAACACCCAGCACAAAAACACAG GCCTGCGCCGCCATCCGTTGACGACGTGGGAGAGCAACGTGGTGAACCGACTGCAGCAGCCAACGCACTCTTACCTGGCTCGCAGCCGCAGCGCCATGAGTCTGTCTGGAGATCAAACAG CCATGCCTGTTTGTCCTCGCTCAGTGTCCTGCCACCCCATGGGCTCCATGTCCTTCAAAGCCCTGCAGGCCCAGCCGCTCCCTCACTGCCGCAGCCATGAGAGGAACCTCAGCAAGGGGACGCTCTCGTCTTCTGCCACGACCACTCGCAGGAGGACCACCGGCACCACCGGCACCACGCAG AAGAAGGACCGTGACAATGTCAGGAAGTCTTGGAGCAACCTGTCACTCCCATTGGCTCCCATTCTGACTTTGCCCCCCAACaggctctcctcctcttcaggcAAGAGGATCAGCAAAGTGACAGCACCCTCTCCTGGCAG GCCTCCACAAAAGCCAATAGGGCGCCCCCCGACCCCCAAGCAGCTTaagtctccagggccggaggaCCCTGGAAATCGTCGTCCTTTCAAGATCCCACCACAGAGCCCCCAACCCACCAGAGCcccaggagaggaggaagaagagcaggTCCTCAGTCCTCCTCAGCCTCGACCTCAGCCGCTGGGTCAGAACAAGACCAGTAGTGAGCAGACAGCAGCCAGCG AGAGTGTTAGCAGTCCTCCAACCCATAAGCCCTCAGCGGGCACCACAGATGCAGAGGAGGCGAGTCGTATCATGGCTGAGAATCGACGCCTGGCCCgcgagcagagggagagagaggaagaacagCGCAAACaacaggaggagcagcagat GTTAGCGAAAGAGGAGATGGCTCGCCGTAAGGCCGAGGAGCgagcaaagagagaggaggaggctcaGCGTCAGgcggaggagatgaaggaggaggaggacagaaaggaggaggaggacagaaaggtggaggaagagaggcttcagaaagagagagaggaggcagagagactCCAGAAACAG aaagaggaagaagagtctCGACAGAGGGAAGAGGCGGAGCGACTgaggcaggagagagagaagcactTCCAGAAAGAGGAGGCTGAACGCCTGGAGAGGAAAAAG CGTCTGGAGGAGATCATGAAGAGAACAAGACGTTCAGACACAGCAGAGAAG AAAGTTGTTCCTACCAGGAATGGAGACAATGCAG TGACCCCTGCCGCTCCTAGTCCATCTGCAGTGACGGCGTCACCGACACACAATAGCAACGGTCGTCAACCTGAGCCCAACACCACCGCAATGAGCCACCCTGACCAGAG GGAGAACGGGGAGTTTGAAGAGGTGATTGTTCTGCCTTCACATCCCAGGTTGTCTCCTCCTgaaggagaggagcagcagcagcagcagcaggaggaagtgAGAGTTCCTGTCTTAGCCTTCAGGGAGAACGGTCTCCTAAAGCCTCTGAGCGGAATAGAGGATATCTCAGCCCAGCAGGGAGCAG ATGTTGCCTGA
- the si:ch73-217b7.1 gene encoding ensconsin isoform X8, with product MPDCKGRGQGRGGGGGGGGGGGGCSRGKWMLKKGGSRSAIPALFTINEEEEGQRRRDARRRKKRASYSQYTSEDGRASSATCPGSSGSGQTYTPTLTPTPTPPSTRTTTSISPSNNAGTKTDSLLYNKMDERQRLARERRGEREKQNAVKEAEWQAREERARQHYERQVEERRRRLEEQRVKEDKRRVAVEEKRRQKMEEDKTRHEAVIRRTLERSQRTKQKPNRWSWGGALHTNTPSTPADADRRSVSTMNLSKHTDPVITKRFSYSSATLLHSPDRGLRRHPLTTWESNVVNRLQQPTHSYLARSRSAMSLSGDQTAMPVCPRSVSCHPMGSMSFKALQAQPLPHCRSHERNLSKGTLSSSATTTRRRTTGTTGTTQKKDRDNVRKSWSNLSLPLAPILTLPPNRLSSSSGKRISKVTAPSPGRPPQKPIGRPPTPKQLKSPGPEDPGNRRPFKIPPQSPQPTRAPGEEEEEQVLSPPQPRPQPLGQNKTSSEQTAASESVSSPPTHKPSAGTTDAEEASRIMAENRRLAREQREREEEQRKQQEEQQMLAKEEMARRKAEERAKREEEAQRQAEEMKEEEDRKEEEDRKVEEERLQKEREEAERLQKQKEEEESRQREEAERLRQEREKHFQKEEAERLERKKRLEEIMKRTRRSDTAEKKVVPTRNGDNAVTPAAPSPSAVTASPTHNSNGRQPEPNTTAMSHPDQRENGEFEEVIVLPSHPRLSPPEGEEQQQQQQEEVRVPVLAFRENGLLKPLSGIEDISAQQGADVA from the exons CGTCTTACTCCCAGTACACATCGGAGGATGGTAGAGCATCTTCAGCCACCTGCCCAGGCTCCTCTGGCTCCGGGCAGACCTACACTCCCACCTTgacccccacccccacaccaCCCTCGACTCGCACCACCACCAGCATCAGCCCCAGTAACAATGCTGGCACCAAAACAG aCTCGTTGCTCTACAACAAGATGGACGAGAGACAGAGGTTAGCCCGTGAGCGCCGGGGGGAGCGTGAGAAACAGAATG CTGTCAAGGAGGCCGAGTGGCAGGCACGTGAGGAGCGAGCCAGGCAGCACTATGAGAGGCAggtggaggaaaggaggaggaggctggaggagcagagggTGAAGGAGGACAAGAGACGGGTCGCCGTGGAGGAGAAACGACGGCAGAAAATGGAGGAAGACAAG ACTCGTCACGAGGCGGTGATACGCCGGACGTTGGAGAGGAGCCAGAGGACCAAACAGAAGCCCAACCGGTGGTCTTGGGGAGGAGcactgcacacaaacactcccaGCACGCCAGCCG ATGCTGACAGGCGGTCAGTGTCCACAATGAATTTATCCAAACACACAGACCCCGTTATTACCAAGCGCTTCTCCTACTCCTCTGCCACACTCCTACACTCACCAGACCGAG GCCTGCGCCGCCATCCGTTGACGACGTGGGAGAGCAACGTGGTGAACCGACTGCAGCAGCCAACGCACTCTTACCTGGCTCGCAGCCGCAGCGCCATGAGTCTGTCTGGAGATCAAACAG CCATGCCTGTTTGTCCTCGCTCAGTGTCCTGCCACCCCATGGGCTCCATGTCCTTCAAAGCCCTGCAGGCCCAGCCGCTCCCTCACTGCCGCAGCCATGAGAGGAACCTCAGCAAGGGGACGCTCTCGTCTTCTGCCACGACCACTCGCAGGAGGACCACCGGCACCACCGGCACCACGCAG AAGAAGGACCGTGACAATGTCAGGAAGTCTTGGAGCAACCTGTCACTCCCATTGGCTCCCATTCTGACTTTGCCCCCCAACaggctctcctcctcttcaggcAAGAGGATCAGCAAAGTGACAGCACCCTCTCCTGGCAG GCCTCCACAAAAGCCAATAGGGCGCCCCCCGACCCCCAAGCAGCTTaagtctccagggccggaggaCCCTGGAAATCGTCGTCCTTTCAAGATCCCACCACAGAGCCCCCAACCCACCAGAGCcccaggagaggaggaagaagagcaggTCCTCAGTCCTCCTCAGCCTCGACCTCAGCCGCTGGGTCAGAACAAGACCAGTAGTGAGCAGACAGCAGCCAGCG AGAGTGTTAGCAGTCCTCCAACCCATAAGCCCTCAGCGGGCACCACAGATGCAGAGGAGGCGAGTCGTATCATGGCTGAGAATCGACGCCTGGCCCgcgagcagagggagagagaggaagaacagCGCAAACaacaggaggagcagcagat GTTAGCGAAAGAGGAGATGGCTCGCCGTAAGGCCGAGGAGCgagcaaagagagaggaggaggctcaGCGTCAGgcggaggagatgaaggaggaggaggacagaaaggaggaggaggacagaaaggtggaggaagagaggcttcagaaagagagagaggaggcagagagactCCAGAAACAG aaagaggaagaagagtctCGACAGAGGGAAGAGGCGGAGCGACTgaggcaggagagagagaagcactTCCAGAAAGAGGAGGCTGAACGCCTGGAGAGGAAAAAG CGTCTGGAGGAGATCATGAAGAGAACAAGACGTTCAGACACAGCAGAGAAG AAAGTTGTTCCTACCAGGAATGGAGACAATGCAG TGACCCCTGCCGCTCCTAGTCCATCTGCAGTGACGGCGTCACCGACACACAATAGCAACGGTCGTCAACCTGAGCCCAACACCACCGCAATGAGCCACCCTGACCAGAG GGAGAACGGGGAGTTTGAAGAGGTGATTGTTCTGCCTTCACATCCCAGGTTGTCTCCTCCTgaaggagaggagcagcagcagcagcagcaggaggaagtgAGAGTTCCTGTCTTAGCCTTCAGGGAGAACGGTCTCCTAAAGCCTCTGAGCGGAATAGAGGATATCTCAGCCCAGCAGGGAGCAG ATGTTGCCTGA
- the si:ch73-217b7.1 gene encoding ensconsin isoform X7: protein MHQTPASYSQYTSEDGRASSATCPGSSGSGQTYTPTLTPTPTPPSTRTTTSISPSNNAGTKTDSLLYNKMDERQRLARERRGEREKQNAVKEAEWQAREERARQHYERQVEERRRRLEEQRVKEDKRRVAVEEKRRQKMEEDKTRHEAVIRRTLERSQRTKQKPNRWSWGGALHTNTPSTPAGFVESAFLYPLDLAGLEHMQGAFSLYRRYGVTSQYADRRSVSTMNLSKHTDPVITKRFSYSSATLLHSPDRGLQMRTASSPVISKAQSKSRLHQGKNTQHKNTGLRRHPLTTWESNVVNRLQQPTHSYLARSRSAMSLSGDQTAMPVCPRSVSCHPMGSMSFKALQAQPLPHCRSHERNLSKGTLSSSATTTRRRTTGTTGTTQKKDRDNVRKSWSNLSLPLAPILTLPPNRLSSSSGKRISKVTAPSPGRPPQKPIGRPPTPKQLKSPGPEDPGNRRPFKIPPQSPQPTRAPGEEEEEQVLSPPQPRPQPLGQNKTSSEQTAASESVSSPPTHKPSAGTTDAEEASRIMAENRRLAREQREREEEQRKQQEEQQMLAKEEMARRKAEERAKREEEAQRQAEEMKEEEDRKEEEDRKVEEERLQKEREEAERLQKQKEEEESRQREEAERLRQEREKHFQKEEAERLERKKRLEEIMKRTRRSDTAEKKVVPTRNGDNAVTPAAPSPSAVTASPTHNSNGRQPEPNTTAMSHPDQRENGEFEEVIVLPSHPRLSPPEGEEQQQQQQEEVRVPVLAFRENGLLKPLSGIEDISAQQGADVA from the exons CGTCTTACTCCCAGTACACATCGGAGGATGGTAGAGCATCTTCAGCCACCTGCCCAGGCTCCTCTGGCTCCGGGCAGACCTACACTCCCACCTTgacccccacccccacaccaCCCTCGACTCGCACCACCACCAGCATCAGCCCCAGTAACAATGCTGGCACCAAAACAG aCTCGTTGCTCTACAACAAGATGGACGAGAGACAGAGGTTAGCCCGTGAGCGCCGGGGGGAGCGTGAGAAACAGAATG CTGTCAAGGAGGCCGAGTGGCAGGCACGTGAGGAGCGAGCCAGGCAGCACTATGAGAGGCAggtggaggaaaggaggaggaggctggaggagcagagggTGAAGGAGGACAAGAGACGGGTCGCCGTGGAGGAGAAACGACGGCAGAAAATGGAGGAAGACAAG ACTCGTCACGAGGCGGTGATACGCCGGACGTTGGAGAGGAGCCAGAGGACCAAACAGAAGCCCAACCGGTGGTCTTGGGGAGGAGcactgcacacaaacactcccaGCACGCCAGCCG GTTTTGTCGAGTCGGCTTTCCTCTATCCACTCGACCTTGCTGGACTGGAGCACATGCAGGGTGCTTTCAGTCTCTACCGCAGATACGGAGTGACCTCCCAAT ATGCTGACAGGCGGTCAGTGTCCACAATGAATTTATCCAAACACACAGACCCCGTTATTACCAAGCGCTTCTCCTACTCCTCTGCCACACTCCTACACTCACCAGACCGAG GCTTACAGATGAGAACAGCCTCCTCCCCTGTCATTAGCAAAGCTCAGTCCAAATCCCGCCTACACCAGGGAAAGAACACCCAGCACAAAAACACAG GCCTGCGCCGCCATCCGTTGACGACGTGGGAGAGCAACGTGGTGAACCGACTGCAGCAGCCAACGCACTCTTACCTGGCTCGCAGCCGCAGCGCCATGAGTCTGTCTGGAGATCAAACAG CCATGCCTGTTTGTCCTCGCTCAGTGTCCTGCCACCCCATGGGCTCCATGTCCTTCAAAGCCCTGCAGGCCCAGCCGCTCCCTCACTGCCGCAGCCATGAGAGGAACCTCAGCAAGGGGACGCTCTCGTCTTCTGCCACGACCACTCGCAGGAGGACCACCGGCACCACCGGCACCACGCAG AAGAAGGACCGTGACAATGTCAGGAAGTCTTGGAGCAACCTGTCACTCCCATTGGCTCCCATTCTGACTTTGCCCCCCAACaggctctcctcctcttcaggcAAGAGGATCAGCAAAGTGACAGCACCCTCTCCTGGCAG GCCTCCACAAAAGCCAATAGGGCGCCCCCCGACCCCCAAGCAGCTTaagtctccagggccggaggaCCCTGGAAATCGTCGTCCTTTCAAGATCCCACCACAGAGCCCCCAACCCACCAGAGCcccaggagaggaggaagaagagcaggTCCTCAGTCCTCCTCAGCCTCGACCTCAGCCGCTGGGTCAGAACAAGACCAGTAGTGAGCAGACAGCAGCCAGCG AGAGTGTTAGCAGTCCTCCAACCCATAAGCCCTCAGCGGGCACCACAGATGCAGAGGAGGCGAGTCGTATCATGGCTGAGAATCGACGCCTGGCCCgcgagcagagggagagagaggaagaacagCGCAAACaacaggaggagcagcagat GTTAGCGAAAGAGGAGATGGCTCGCCGTAAGGCCGAGGAGCgagcaaagagagaggaggaggctcaGCGTCAGgcggaggagatgaaggaggaggaggacagaaaggaggaggaggacagaaaggtggaggaagagaggcttcagaaagagagagaggaggcagagagactCCAGAAACAG aaagaggaagaagagtctCGACAGAGGGAAGAGGCGGAGCGACTgaggcaggagagagagaagcactTCCAGAAAGAGGAGGCTGAACGCCTGGAGAGGAAAAAG CGTCTGGAGGAGATCATGAAGAGAACAAGACGTTCAGACACAGCAGAGAAG AAAGTTGTTCCTACCAGGAATGGAGACAATGCAG TGACCCCTGCCGCTCCTAGTCCATCTGCAGTGACGGCGTCACCGACACACAATAGCAACGGTCGTCAACCTGAGCCCAACACCACCGCAATGAGCCACCCTGACCAGAG GGAGAACGGGGAGTTTGAAGAGGTGATTGTTCTGCCTTCACATCCCAGGTTGTCTCCTCCTgaaggagaggagcagcagcagcagcagcaggaggaagtgAGAGTTCCTGTCTTAGCCTTCAGGGAGAACGGTCTCCTAAAGCCTCTGAGCGGAATAGAGGATATCTCAGCCCAGCAGGGAGCAG ATGTTGCCTGA
- the si:ch73-217b7.1 gene encoding ensconsin isoform X5 yields the protein MPDCKGRGQGRGGGGGGGGGGGGCSRGKWMLKKGGSRSAIPALFTINEEEEGQRRRDARRRKKRASYSQYTSEDGRASSATCPGSSGSGQTYTPTLTPTPTPPSTRTTTSISPSNNAGTKTDSLLYNKMDERQRLARERRGEREKQNAVKEAEWQAREERARQHYERQVEERRRRLEEQRVKEDKRRVAVEEKRRQKMEEDKTRHEAVIRRTLERSQRTKQKPNRWSWGGALHTNTPSTPAGFVESAFLYPLDLAGLEHMQGAFSLYRRYGVTSQYADRRSVSTMNLSKHTDPVITKRFSYSSATLLHSPDRGLRRHPLTTWESNVVNRLQQPTHSYLARSRSAMSLSGDQTVSCHPMGSMSFKALQAQPLPHCRSHERNLSKGTLSSSATTTRRRTTGTTGTTQKKDRDNVRKSWSNLSLPLAPILTLPPNRLSSSSGKRISKVTAPSPGRPPQKPIGRPPTPKQLKSPGPEDPGNRRPFKIPPQSPQPTRAPGEEEEEQVLSPPQPRPQPLGQNKTSSEQTAASESVSSPPTHKPSAGTTDAEEASRIMAENRRLAREQREREEEQRKQQEEQQMLAKEEMARRKAEERAKREEEAQRQAEEMKEEEDRKEEEDRKVEEERLQKEREEAERLQKQKEEEESRQREEAERLRQEREKHFQKEEAERLERKKRLEEIMKRTRRSDTAEKKVVPTRNGDNAVTPAAPSPSAVTASPTHNSNGRQPEPNTTAMSHPDQRENGEFEEVIVLPSHPRLSPPEGEEQQQQQQEEVRVPVLAFRENGLLKPLSGIEDISAQQGADVA from the exons CGTCTTACTCCCAGTACACATCGGAGGATGGTAGAGCATCTTCAGCCACCTGCCCAGGCTCCTCTGGCTCCGGGCAGACCTACACTCCCACCTTgacccccacccccacaccaCCCTCGACTCGCACCACCACCAGCATCAGCCCCAGTAACAATGCTGGCACCAAAACAG aCTCGTTGCTCTACAACAAGATGGACGAGAGACAGAGGTTAGCCCGTGAGCGCCGGGGGGAGCGTGAGAAACAGAATG CTGTCAAGGAGGCCGAGTGGCAGGCACGTGAGGAGCGAGCCAGGCAGCACTATGAGAGGCAggtggaggaaaggaggaggaggctggaggagcagagggTGAAGGAGGACAAGAGACGGGTCGCCGTGGAGGAGAAACGACGGCAGAAAATGGAGGAAGACAAG ACTCGTCACGAGGCGGTGATACGCCGGACGTTGGAGAGGAGCCAGAGGACCAAACAGAAGCCCAACCGGTGGTCTTGGGGAGGAGcactgcacacaaacactcccaGCACGCCAGCCG GTTTTGTCGAGTCGGCTTTCCTCTATCCACTCGACCTTGCTGGACTGGAGCACATGCAGGGTGCTTTCAGTCTCTACCGCAGATACGGAGTGACCTCCCAAT ATGCTGACAGGCGGTCAGTGTCCACAATGAATTTATCCAAACACACAGACCCCGTTATTACCAAGCGCTTCTCCTACTCCTCTGCCACACTCCTACACTCACCAGACCGAG GCCTGCGCCGCCATCCGTTGACGACGTGGGAGAGCAACGTGGTGAACCGACTGCAGCAGCCAACGCACTCTTACCTGGCTCGCAGCCGCAGCGCCATGAGTCTGTCTGGAGATCAAACAG TGTCCTGCCACCCCATGGGCTCCATGTCCTTCAAAGCCCTGCAGGCCCAGCCGCTCCCTCACTGCCGCAGCCATGAGAGGAACCTCAGCAAGGGGACGCTCTCGTCTTCTGCCACGACCACTCGCAGGAGGACCACCGGCACCACCGGCACCACGCAG AAGAAGGACCGTGACAATGTCAGGAAGTCTTGGAGCAACCTGTCACTCCCATTGGCTCCCATTCTGACTTTGCCCCCCAACaggctctcctcctcttcaggcAAGAGGATCAGCAAAGTGACAGCACCCTCTCCTGGCAG GCCTCCACAAAAGCCAATAGGGCGCCCCCCGACCCCCAAGCAGCTTaagtctccagggccggaggaCCCTGGAAATCGTCGTCCTTTCAAGATCCCACCACAGAGCCCCCAACCCACCAGAGCcccaggagaggaggaagaagagcaggTCCTCAGTCCTCCTCAGCCTCGACCTCAGCCGCTGGGTCAGAACAAGACCAGTAGTGAGCAGACAGCAGCCAGCG AGAGTGTTAGCAGTCCTCCAACCCATAAGCCCTCAGCGGGCACCACAGATGCAGAGGAGGCGAGTCGTATCATGGCTGAGAATCGACGCCTGGCCCgcgagcagagggagagagaggaagaacagCGCAAACaacaggaggagcagcagat GTTAGCGAAAGAGGAGATGGCTCGCCGTAAGGCCGAGGAGCgagcaaagagagaggaggaggctcaGCGTCAGgcggaggagatgaaggaggaggaggacagaaaggaggaggaggacagaaaggtggaggaagagaggcttcagaaagagagagaggaggcagagagactCCAGAAACAG aaagaggaagaagagtctCGACAGAGGGAAGAGGCGGAGCGACTgaggcaggagagagagaagcactTCCAGAAAGAGGAGGCTGAACGCCTGGAGAGGAAAAAG CGTCTGGAGGAGATCATGAAGAGAACAAGACGTTCAGACACAGCAGAGAAG AAAGTTGTTCCTACCAGGAATGGAGACAATGCAG TGACCCCTGCCGCTCCTAGTCCATCTGCAGTGACGGCGTCACCGACACACAATAGCAACGGTCGTCAACCTGAGCCCAACACCACCGCAATGAGCCACCCTGACCAGAG GGAGAACGGGGAGTTTGAAGAGGTGATTGTTCTGCCTTCACATCCCAGGTTGTCTCCTCCTgaaggagaggagcagcagcagcagcagcaggaggaagtgAGAGTTCCTGTCTTAGCCTTCAGGGAGAACGGTCTCCTAAAGCCTCTGAGCGGAATAGAGGATATCTCAGCCCAGCAGGGAGCAG ATGTTGCCTGA